The Ferrovibrio sp. MS7 sequence TTCAGCGAGGGGTTTACCGACCTGCATACCGCCAGCTACCAGGATATCCTGAGCGGTGGTGGCTTCGGCCTGGAAGCGGCCCGTCCGAGCATCGAAGCGGTGCATGATATCCGGCATGCCGCCATTACACCGTTGCAGAACGACTACCATCCGTTCTGCCGCAATGTCGCTGCCTCCTCATAGGGCTTGGCGATGACCCAGGCCTGGACTGCTCACCCTACCGCGATTGTTGACGATGGCGCCCGTATCGGCGAGGGCACGCGCATCTGGCATTGGGTGCATGTTTGCGGTGGCGCCGAGATCGGCAGCGGCTGCTCGCTGGGCCAGAATGTCTTCGTCGGCAATCGGGTGAAAATCGGCAACAGCGTGAAAATCCAGAATAACGTCTCGGTCTACGATAACGTGACCATCGAGGATGGCGTGTTCTGTGGTCCCAGCATGGTCTTCACCAATGTGTTCAATCCGCGCGCCAAAGTGTCGCGCAAGGATGAATACCGCGACACCCTGGTTAAGCACGGCGCCAGCATCGGTGCCAATGCCACCATCGTCTGCGGCGTCACCATCGGGCGCTATGCCTTCATCGGTGCCGGAGCCGTGATAACCAAGGATGTGCCCGACTTTGCCTTGATGACCGGCGTGCCGGCGCGGCGTACCGGCTGGATGAGCCGCAGTGGCATGCGGTTGGGGCGTGATCTGGTCTGCCCGCTGGATGGCTCGCGCTACCGCCTGACGGATGCCGGCCTGCTGGAAGAAGTGACATGAGTGTCCCGATTGCCTTTGTCGATTTGCAGGCACAGCGCCGCCGGCTGGGCGAAGACCTGAACCGCGCGATTGCCCACGTGCTCGAGCATGGCGGTTTCATCCTCGGCCCTGAAGTGGCCGAACTGGAGCGCCAGCTTGCGGCTTTCTGTGGGGCGCGCCATGCCATCACCTGCGCCAACGGCACCGATGCCTTGCAGCTGGTGCTGATGGCGGAGGGTGTCGGGCCCGGCGATGCCGTCTTCGTGCCGGGCTTTACTTTCGTGGCTTCGGCGGAAGTTGTGGCCCTGGTCGGCGCCACGCCGCTTTTCGTCGACGTGCTGCCGCATAGCTTCAATCTCGATCCCGCCAGCCTGCAGGCCGGCATTACGGAAGCCAAGCGGCTTGGCCTCAAGCCGCGCGTAGTGATGCCGGTGGATCTGTTCGGCCAGCCCGCCGACTATGGTGCCATCAGCACGATTGCCGCTGAACATGACCTGCTGTTGCTGGCCGATGCGGCGCAGAGCTTCGGTGCCCGCCGCGACAACCGCCGCGTCGGCACGCTTGGCGCCTATACCGCCACCAGCTTCTTTCCGGCCAAGCCGCTGGGCTGCTATGGCGATGGCGGCGCGATCTTCACCGACGATGATGCCAAGGCAGAGTTGCTGCGGTCGCTGCGTTTTCACGGCAAGGGCGACGACAAATACAACAATGTCCGCATCGGCATGAACAGCCGGCTGGATACATTGCAGGCGGCGATCCTGATCGAGAAGCTGCGCATCTTCGAGGACGAGATCGCAGCGCGCCAGCGTATCGCGGATTGTTACAACGCCGCTTTTGCCGGCTTGGCGCAGTTGCCGTTGCTGGATGCGGGTGCCACATCGGTCTGGGCACAATATACTCTGGTGGTGCCGGACCGTGCCGTGGTGGCGAAAGCCTGCCAAGCGGCGGGCATACCCACGGCGGTCTATTATCCGATCCCGCTGAACCGGCAGGCCGGCTATGGCCATTGCCCGGTGGTGCCGGGTGGCTTGCCGAATGCGGAGCGTCTGGCGGCGCAGGTGATCAGCCTGCCCATGCATCCCTATCTGG is a genomic window containing:
- a CDS encoding acyltransferase — its product is MTQAWTAHPTAIVDDGARIGEGTRIWHWVHVCGGAEIGSGCSLGQNVFVGNRVKIGNSVKIQNNVSVYDNVTIEDGVFCGPSMVFTNVFNPRAKVSRKDEYRDTLVKHGASIGANATIVCGVTIGRYAFIGAGAVITKDVPDFALMTGVPARRTGWMSRSGMRLGRDLVCPLDGSRYRLTDAGLLEEVT
- a CDS encoding DegT/DnrJ/EryC1/StrS family aminotransferase, which produces MSVPIAFVDLQAQRRRLGEDLNRAIAHVLEHGGFILGPEVAELERQLAAFCGARHAITCANGTDALQLVLMAEGVGPGDAVFVPGFTFVASAEVVALVGATPLFVDVLPHSFNLDPASLQAGITEAKRLGLKPRVVMPVDLFGQPADYGAISTIAAEHDLLLLADAAQSFGARRDNRRVGTLGAYTATSFFPAKPLGCYGDGGAIFTDDDAKAELLRSLRFHGKGDDKYNNVRIGMNSRLDTLQAAILIEKLRIFEDEIAARQRIADCYNAAFAGLAQLPLLDAGATSVWAQYTLVVPDRAVVAKACQAAGIPTAVYYPIPLNRQAGYGHCPVVPGGLPNAERLAAQVISLPMHPYLEDYVQQRIIAVVRAALDIAKP